Proteins from a single region of Cydia strobilella chromosome 2, ilCydStro3.1, whole genome shotgun sequence:
- the LOC134755411 gene encoding FLYWCH-type zinc finger-containing protein 1-like, whose product MEMHHGSARHSEEVYCQAVHRRGLQGEFLWTKRGGKHPLLLFSGYTYSYQKENALGRTSWYCSRRLKGCRASAVSYGTRVFANKPHDHPPPKIPMGSTETQQEPDPHILAVYTKSETKH is encoded by the exons ATGGAGATGCACCATGGTTCAGCCCGGCACAGCGAAGAGGTGTACTGCCAAGCTGTTCACAGGAGAGGACTTCAAG GTGAATTCCTGTGGACCAAAAGGGGCGGCAAGCATCCCCTCCTCCTCTTCTCCGGGTATACCTACAGCTACCAGAAGGAGAACGCCCTGGGCCGGACTTCTTGGTACTGTTCCAGGAGGCTGAAGGGCTGCAGAGCGTCGGCCGTTAGCTACGGAACCCGCGTGTTTGCCAACAAGCCTCATGATCATCCACCGCCGAAGATTCCTATGGGGTCCACAGAGACCCAACAAGAACCTGATCCTCATATATTAGCTGTTTACACAAAATCTGAGACTAAACATTGA
- the LOC134748734 gene encoding uncharacterized protein LOC134748734 has protein sequence MVIQNHVYKRVKQNSSGRVFWRCVLVHRTGCKAYCLVDDHEIDMGNDHNHDPPKSRTKTGVTLIPFGRKYPLLMYKGHTYKRFSKFMSGKVLWRCSGILRGCKANIISKNENPSEGLEACKGQHNHERPQYHQMVDGTWIKVFYKTSARGKRQLVVNGFAFICRTYCVNHIKKIWKCASHSDCTAKVHTVQDQIIVPGDAGLKFVISDVTSGVTQDNSDDDVIEVVRDEAPIEILSDGEEYELIKKKHNEQFAVTENFQFSSLVINETKEDSFLDKMDTSEPVDPLKSFEESDVLNQNPVEPAAPLIHAVTVPVIAHSSTVDIPKEPTKSDIEHNIAKISITDKTELNQNDETKKDDSAKPDKVDPVEFPKPDENKVQTSLPDEPQNVPNDQVPNKSTTNKVG, from the exons ATGGTGATCCAGAACCATGTGTACAAACGAGTGAAGCAGAACAGCTCCGGCAGGGTGTTCTGGAGATGCGTCCTGGTCCACCGAACGGGATGCAAAGCCTACTGCCTCGTCGACGACCATGAGATCGACATGGGCAACGATCACAATCATGACCCACCAAAAAGCAGAACCAAGACTG GTGTTACTCTTATCCCGTTTGGCAGAAAATATCCACTGCTCATGTATAAAGGACATACTTACAAGAGATTTTCTAAATTTATGTCTGGAAAGGTCCTATGGCGATGTTCCGGCATCCTTAGAGGATGCAAAGCTAACATTATCAGTAAAAACGAAAATCCTTCGGAAGGATTAGAGGCATGCAAAGGACAACATAACCATGAGAGACCACAGTACCATCAAATGGTCGATGGAACTTGGATCAAGG TGTTTTACAAGACATCGGCTAGAGGCAAACGTCAGCTGGTGGTGAACGGCTTCGCCTTCATCTGCCGGACGTACTGCGTCAACCACATCAAGAAGATATGGAAGTGCGCTTCCCACTCGGACTGCACCGCCAAAGTCCACACTGTCCAGGACCAAATC ATTGTTCCAGGAGACGCTGGTTTAAAATTCGTAATAAGTGATGTAACCTCTGGTGTCACACAGGACAATTCTGATGATGATGTAATTGAAGTAGTAAGAGATGAAGCCCCCATTGAAATATTATCCGATGGAGAAGAATACGAATTAATTAAAAAGAAGCATAACGAACAATTTGCAGTAACagaaaattttcaattttcatcGCTTGTTATTAATGAAACAAAAGAGGACTCCTTCCTCGACAAAATGGACACAAGTGAACCGGTTGATCCTTTGAAAAGTTTTGAGGAGAGCGACGTTTTGAATCAAAATCCTGTGGAACCTGCAGCTCCATTGATTCATGCTGTTACAGTACCTGTAATAGCGCATTCCTCAACCGTCGACATTCCAAAAGAACCCACAAAATCAGATATTGAACATAATATCGCAAAAATAAGCATTACTgataaaacagaattaaatcaGAATGACGAAACAAAGAAGGATGATTCAGCAAAACCAGATAAAGTTGATCCGGTGGAATTCCCTAAACCAGACGAAAACAAAGTACAAACATCTCTTCCAGACGAACCTCAAAACGTACCCAATGATCAAGTGCCTAATAAATCTACTACAAACAAAGTTGGCtaa